From a single Apium graveolens cultivar Ventura chromosome 2, ASM990537v1, whole genome shotgun sequence genomic region:
- the LOC141706781 gene encoding protein RADIALIS-like 3 produces MASNSITSSRNCGSTWTQRQNKQFEEALATYDRDTPDRWHNIARAVGGKSTEEVKRHYEILVRDIMQIESDQVPLPNYKTTGNNGRGFNNEQRLFKNLRL; encoded by the exons ATGGCATCGAATTCTATCACTTCTTCGCGTAACTGTGGCTCTACCTGGACACAAAGGCAAAACAAGCAATTTGAAGAGGCTTTGGCAACATATGATAGGGACACCCCTGACCGATGGCATAACATAGCCAGGGCAGTGGGCGGGAAGTCCACAGAGGAAGTGAAAAGGCATTATGAAATCCTTGTCAGGGACATCATGCAGATAGAATCTGACCAGGTGCCATTACCCAACTACAAAACCACTGGAAACAACGGCAGGGGGTTCAATAATGAACAGAG GCTTTTCAAGAACCTAAGGCTGTAG